In Dyadobacter subterraneus, a single genomic region encodes these proteins:
- a CDS encoding NUDIX domain-containing protein — translation MDAGKNEITELYGSRLRIRVCGICVADNCILMIRHRFLGDENIFWSPPGGGMQFGESAPETLKREFLEETGLEIEAGELLFVNEFIQPPLHAVELFFQIRNFSGSVITGIDPECSEQNQIIKEVRFMSMEEIKQLPENHVHSLFHNCETIEDVLSLKGYL, via the coding sequence TTGGACGCGGGAAAAAACGAAATTACAGAATTGTACGGAAGCAGATTACGCATTCGCGTTTGCGGAATTTGCGTAGCTGATAATTGTATTCTGATGATACGGCACCGTTTTTTAGGTGATGAAAATATTTTCTGGAGCCCACCGGGAGGTGGTATGCAGTTTGGAGAAAGTGCTCCTGAGACATTGAAGAGGGAATTTCTGGAAGAAACCGGCCTGGAAATTGAAGCTGGTGAATTACTTTTTGTTAATGAATTCATCCAGCCTCCTTTACATGCAGTTGAGCTATTTTTTCAGATTAGAAACTTTTCAGGTTCTGTTATAACTGGTATTGATCCCGAATGCTCAGAGCAAAACCAGATTATCAAGGAAGTTCGTTTTATGTCGATGGAAGAAATTAAGCAGCTTCCGGAAAACCACGTTCACAGTTTATTTCATAATTGTGAAACTATTGAAGATGTACTGTCGCTCAAAGGTTACCTTTGA
- a CDS encoding ATP-dependent DNA helicase, whose translation MESGQLLPSQSLVKKFPFRPTKGQLRFFAKTDDFLIEESGLERYRDCFLLKGYAGTGKTTIISTLIKVLKNYGYKSVLLAPTGRAAKVMSNYSEKIALTIHKKIYKQTADSFSGNLTFQRQKNYHDNTLFIIDEASMISDDAEFGNRSLLADLIEFVFENPGNKLMLIGDVAQLPPVGKELSPALDKVYLEKNFYMSVFEEELTEVMRQDEQSGILFNATELRDQLREEKPTVNIITKSYRDTFRMTGERLEEGLRYAFDKYGQENTIILTRSNKSAVQYNEYIRRAINFSEEELDAGDRLMVVRNNYSVLDEDSPAGFIANGDFVELLKIKKTQEIHGFRFADVVLRLTDYEKQPEFDAKIMLDTLHSASPSLSSEDNRKLYDSVLEDYFYITSKKERSEALRKDPYLNALQVKFSYALTCHKAQGGQWSAVFIDQGYLPEEQINNEFIRWLYTAITRATDEVFLMNFHSYFFK comes from the coding sequence ATGGAATCAGGCCAATTATTACCGTCACAAAGTTTAGTCAAAAAATTTCCTTTCAGACCTACAAAAGGCCAGCTTCGCTTTTTTGCCAAAACGGATGATTTCTTGATTGAGGAAAGTGGTCTGGAACGTTACCGCGATTGTTTTTTACTGAAAGGATATGCCGGTACCGGAAAAACGACCATCATCAGTACCTTGATTAAAGTGCTGAAAAATTATGGATACAAATCGGTTTTGCTCGCGCCAACCGGTCGCGCAGCCAAAGTGATGTCGAATTATTCTGAAAAAATCGCTCTCACGATTCATAAGAAAATTTATAAGCAAACTGCTGATTCATTTTCAGGAAACCTGACTTTCCAAAGACAAAAAAACTATCATGACAATACGCTTTTCATTATTGATGAGGCGTCGATGATCAGTGATGATGCAGAATTTGGTAACCGCAGCTTACTTGCTGATCTGATTGAATTTGTATTTGAAAATCCCGGAAATAAATTGATGCTGATCGGCGATGTGGCTCAGCTTCCGCCAGTTGGCAAAGAACTTAGTCCGGCACTGGATAAAGTTTATCTTGAAAAAAATTTCTATATGTCAGTTTTTGAAGAAGAGTTGACCGAGGTAATGCGCCAGGATGAACAGTCCGGAATTTTATTTAATGCAACAGAACTCCGTGACCAGTTGCGTGAAGAAAAACCAACAGTGAATATCATCACCAAATCATACCGGGACACCTTCCGGATGACTGGCGAAAGACTGGAAGAAGGTTTGCGTTATGCTTTTGACAAATATGGTCAGGAGAATACCATAATTCTGACGCGTTCAAACAAATCAGCTGTACAATATAATGAGTACATCCGCCGAGCCATCAACTTTTCGGAAGAAGAACTGGATGCCGGCGACAGGCTTATGGTTGTCAGGAATAACTATTCCGTGTTAGATGAAGACTCTCCTGCGGGATTTATTGCTAACGGTGATTTTGTAGAGTTATTAAAAATCAAGAAAACTCAGGAAATTCACGGTTTCAGGTTTGCCGACGTTGTTTTAAGATTAACGGATTATGAAAAGCAACCTGAGTTTGATGCCAAAATAATGTTGGATACACTGCACTCGGCTTCTCCTTCCCTATCTTCCGAGGATAACCGAAAGTTGTATGACAGTGTCCTGGAAGATTATTTTTACATCACCTCGAAAAAAGAAAGATCCGAAGCTTTGCGGAAAGATCCTTATTTGAATGCTTTGCAAGTGAAATTTTCTTACGCGCTTACCTGTCACAAAGCGCAAGGCGGACAATGGAGCGCAGTGTTTATTGACCAAGGCTATTTACCTGAGGAACAAATAAACAATGAATTTATTCGCTGGCTGTACACCGCTATTACCCGTGCTACGGATGAAGTTTTTTTAATGAACTTTCACTCCTACTTTTTCAAATAA
- a CDS encoding CBS domain-containing protein: MQVYQVLANKSIDAIFSITKETTVFHALELMAEKNIGAVLVLEDGELIGIFSERDYARKVILLGRASRDTLVQEVMTSRVITVETDQKIEDCMQIMSDKHIRHLPVNRKGELVGIISINDIVSAIIREQKAHIKTLEGYISGTPYA; the protein is encoded by the coding sequence ATGCAAGTATACCAAGTGCTCGCCAACAAGTCTATTGACGCTATTTTCTCTATCACAAAAGAGACAACTGTTTTCCATGCCTTAGAGCTGATGGCCGAAAAAAATATCGGTGCTGTACTGGTTCTTGAAGACGGGGAATTAATTGGAATATTTTCAGAACGAGACTATGCCCGCAAGGTTATCCTATTGGGTCGTGCGTCACGCGATACGCTGGTTCAGGAGGTTATGACAAGTCGTGTCATCACGGTGGAAACAGATCAGAAAATTGAGGATTGTATGCAGATCATGTCTGACAAACACATTCGCCATCTTCCGGTTAACAGAAAAGGAGAACTTGTCGGTATCATATCAATTAATGATATTGTATCGGCCATTATTCGTGAACAAAAAGCGCATATAAAAACGCTGGAAGGATATATTTCGGGCACACCATACGCTTGA
- a CDS encoding WD40 repeat domain-containing protein, translating to MKKVALFAGFVALGLLPAAAQSPVNFNARGLVVVSDADMSASALVDGKLLRDNTAKDVLTSIKFPVERGSKSVGTALVSNSLLGSAKTIAVPATGGLAYVLESRLRPDDGVAEYKDVATELPGGEKLFVVDIANLAAPKAKFGFAVGKFPTSIDINKNELIISTMQSGKELVFIESAPDGKPARFLNLPFGQDSTNKIIDISWHPSGDFIAFTLKSHEVGLYKVLREAGKLKNVELVGKPVKVGIEATFGKFSPDGKHYFVLDNKAAAGKGTGEGEILVVDFSMDGATEHKIAGKAPVGVNTGSFAISPDGATLVSVSSGKSGSPWSEAGSATGSSLSLFKIANGALTKVVDYPFEGIYPASVAFDKDGSNLAVSVYEYQEYGNGTGGVEFWTVTKGETPALKKQVAKISVGKGAHTLRVIP from the coding sequence ATGAAAAAAGTCGCATTATTTGCCGGTTTTGTAGCTTTGGGACTTCTTCCTGCTGCTGCACAATCGCCTGTTAATTTTAACGCCCGTGGCCTTGTGGTTGTTTCTGATGCGGATATGTCGGCCTCGGCGCTTGTTGATGGGAAGCTATTAAGAGACAACACAGCAAAAGACGTTTTAACATCAATTAAATTTCCGGTAGAGAGAGGAAGCAAATCCGTAGGAACGGCACTGGTATCAAATTCATTATTAGGATCAGCCAAGACAATTGCAGTGCCGGCGACTGGCGGTTTGGCATATGTTCTTGAAAGCCGTCTTCGTCCGGACGATGGTGTTGCTGAGTATAAGGATGTAGCAACTGAGTTGCCCGGCGGTGAAAAGTTATTTGTGGTTGATATTGCAAACCTAGCTGCACCAAAAGCCAAGTTTGGATTTGCCGTTGGAAAGTTTCCTACTTCCATTGATATCAATAAAAATGAACTGATTATTTCAACAATGCAGTCCGGCAAAGAATTGGTTTTTATCGAATCAGCTCCTGATGGAAAGCCTGCAAGATTCCTGAACTTGCCTTTTGGCCAGGATTCTACAAATAAAATCATTGATATTTCATGGCACCCATCGGGTGACTTTATCGCTTTTACATTGAAAAGCCATGAAGTTGGTCTATATAAAGTACTTCGCGAAGCTGGTAAACTGAAAAATGTTGAACTGGTTGGTAAGCCGGTAAAAGTAGGAATAGAAGCTACCTTTGGTAAATTTTCTCCTGATGGCAAACATTATTTCGTTTTAGATAATAAAGCTGCCGCTGGTAAAGGAACAGGCGAAGGAGAAATATTGGTAGTTGACTTCTCAATGGACGGAGCTACGGAACACAAAATTGCAGGAAAAGCCCCGGTTGGTGTAAACACGGGTTCTTTTGCTATCAGTCCTGATGGAGCCACTCTTGTTTCCGTTAGTTCAGGAAAAAGTGGATCACCCTGGTCAGAAGCCGGTTCTGCAACGGGAAGCTCTCTTTCTCTTTTCAAAATAGCAAACGGTGCACTTACGAAAGTGGTTGATTATCCATTTGAAGGAATTTATCCTGCAAGCGTTGCTTTTGATAAGGACGGATCAAACCTTGCTGTTTCAGTTTATGAATATCAGGAATATGGCAACGGAACGGGCGGTGTTGAATTCTGGACTGTAACGAAAGGTGAAACGCCGGCTTTGAAAAAACAGGTTGCTAAAATCAGTGTTGGAAAAGGAGCTCATACGCTACGTGTGATTCCTTGA
- a CDS encoding L-threonylcarbamoyladenylate synthase codes for MAIIGKDIRLAKEFLQKGQLVAIPTETVYGLAGNALDEKAVLSIFETKNRPSFDPLIVHTDSVEKLSLLVSDIPEAALILAQKFWPGPLTLLLPKKSAIPDLVTSGLDTVAVRIPDHPLTLDLLRALEFPLAAPSANPFGYISPTNAQHVEQQLGEKIPYIMDGGECGIGIESTIIGFVDGIPTIYRLGGLSIEDIESAVGGVALMAHSSSNPQAPGMLKSHYAPKKPFFLTERNDFPVHADGFGYLLFDKYIEGIDQKNQRILSPTSNLKEAAHNLFAYLRELDAQSLSQIWAEPVPDNDLGRAINDRLKRAAAVD; via the coding sequence TTGGCTATCATTGGGAAAGACATTCGTCTTGCAAAAGAATTTTTACAAAAGGGACAACTGGTAGCAATTCCTACCGAAACAGTTTACGGTCTGGCAGGAAATGCATTGGATGAAAAAGCAGTATTATCAATTTTTGAGACCAAAAACCGTCCGTCTTTTGATCCTTTAATTGTTCATACGGATTCTGTTGAAAAACTATCATTACTCGTTTCCGATATACCAGAGGCGGCTCTGATATTAGCGCAAAAATTCTGGCCGGGGCCTTTAACCTTATTATTACCAAAAAAATCTGCCATCCCGGATCTTGTAACTTCCGGACTTGATACTGTTGCTGTCAGAATTCCTGATCATCCTTTAACACTCGACTTACTCCGTGCGCTGGAATTTCCTCTGGCCGCTCCAAGCGCAAATCCATTTGGATATATCAGCCCCACGAATGCGCAGCACGTTGAACAGCAACTGGGAGAAAAAATTCCCTATATAATGGATGGTGGTGAATGCGGAATTGGTATAGAATCAACGATAATTGGTTTTGTTGATGGAATTCCTACCATTTACAGATTAGGTGGACTGTCCATTGAAGATATTGAAAGTGCAGTAGGAGGGGTGGCTCTGATGGCACATTCATCTTCAAACCCACAGGCACCGGGTATGCTGAAAAGTCATTACGCGCCGAAAAAGCCGTTTTTTTTAACTGAAAGAAATGATTTTCCTGTTCACGCTGATGGTTTTGGTTATCTACTTTTTGATAAATACATAGAAGGAATCGATCAAAAAAATCAAAGGATTTTAAGTCCGACAAGCAATTTGAAAGAAGCTGCTCATAATTTATTTGCTTATTTAAGAGAATTGGATGCACAATCGTTAAGCCAGATTTGGGCGGAGCCAGTTCCAGATAATGATTTGGGAAGAGCAATTAATGATCGTTTAAAAAGAGCGGCAGCGGTTGATTAA
- the cdaA gene encoding diadenylate cyclase CdaA, with translation MRVGFLNVNWTDILDVFLVSILLYQIYFLVRGSIASRVFLGYLFVYVFYLVVKGLGLGLLTAILQYFMGVGAVALIVIFQQEIRRFLLIIGKSTIYTNNEFLKKILGSTVLDLKNKNLKEIVDASKTIASNFNGALIVVNKRDDLGKFIETGELLDARVSKPLIVSLFNQYSELHDGAVVIVDGRLKAARCVLPVADGVDVPSSLGFRHRAAMGMSEATDAVVIVISEQTGKISLAVEGELLSNIPLAELENRLAEYLSSDVQRLVK, from the coding sequence ATGCGTGTTGGTTTTTTAAATGTTAACTGGACTGATATTCTGGATGTTTTTTTGGTATCGATTCTTCTTTACCAGATTTATTTTCTAGTCCGAGGCAGTATAGCGAGCAGGGTATTTTTAGGTTATTTGTTTGTATATGTCTTTTACCTAGTCGTTAAAGGACTGGGTTTGGGTCTGCTGACCGCGATTTTGCAATATTTCATGGGAGTAGGGGCTGTGGCTCTTATTGTTATTTTTCAACAGGAAATACGCCGTTTTTTATTAATTATTGGGAAATCAACTATTTATACAAATAACGAATTTTTGAAAAAGATACTGGGAAGTACCGTTCTCGACCTGAAAAACAAAAACCTTAAAGAGATTGTAGACGCCAGTAAGACTATTGCTTCTAATTTTAACGGTGCACTCATTGTCGTTAACAAGCGGGATGATCTGGGGAAATTCATTGAAACCGGAGAATTACTTGATGCACGGGTATCAAAACCATTAATTGTTTCTCTTTTTAATCAATATAGTGAACTTCATGACGGGGCGGTAGTAATTGTTGATGGAAGATTAAAAGCAGCACGTTGTGTTTTGCCCGTTGCAGATGGTGTTGACGTACCATCTTCATTAGGATTTCGCCACAGAGCGGCGATGGGAATGAGTGAAGCAACTGACGCTGTGGTAATTGTAATTTCAGAACAAACCGGCAAAATATCTCTTGCAGTAGAAGGCGAATTGCTTAGCAATATTCCGTTGGCGGAGTTGGAAAATCGCCTGGCTGAATATCTATCGTCGGATGTGCAGCGACTGGTAAAATAG
- a CDS encoding gluconate 2-dehydrogenase subunit 3 family protein → MKRRDSLKALTLSSLGFAALNPQESLAEAREVESALPPEVPLKIPGGRQKEEAIRDAQLMKEKFFTVAELATIKVLADIIIPADAKSGSASDAGVPAFIEFIVKDMPQHQTPMRGGLAWLDLESNKRFKKNFTLCTHAQQIQIVDDIAYPEKAKPVFSQGVAFFNLMRNLTASGFYTTRIGVDDIGYVGNTPNMWAGPPEEVLKQYGFA, encoded by the coding sequence ATGAAACGCAGAGACTCATTAAAAGCATTAACACTCAGCTCTCTTGGCTTTGCAGCTTTGAATCCTCAGGAATCATTGGCAGAAGCAAGAGAAGTTGAATCGGCACTGCCACCGGAAGTTCCTTTAAAGATACCGGGAGGCCGTCAAAAGGAAGAAGCAATCCGGGATGCGCAGTTGATGAAGGAGAAATTTTTCACAGTGGCGGAACTGGCTACAATTAAAGTATTAGCTGATATTATTATCCCCGCCGATGCAAAATCTGGCAGCGCTTCTGATGCTGGTGTACCGGCATTTATTGAATTTATTGTAAAAGATATGCCGCAGCACCAAACACCAATGAGGGGTGGACTGGCCTGGCTTGACCTGGAATCGAACAAGCGATTTAAGAAAAATTTTACGCTTTGTACCCATGCCCAACAAATCCAGATCGTTGACGACATCGCATATCCTGAAAAAGCCAAGCCTGTTTTCAGTCAAGGTGTTGCTTTTTTCAATCTTATGCGTAATTTAACGGCCTCAGGTTTTTATACGACCAGAATTGGTGTGGATGACATTGGTTACGTTGGAAATACGCCTAATATGTGGGCCGGACCACCGGAGGAAGTATTGAAACAATATGGATTTGCCTAA
- a CDS encoding GMC family oxidoreductase, with amino-acid sequence MFQIKEQPAVFDVCIIGSGAGGGMAAYQLAKAGAKVALLEAGGYFDPADPKYITQLKWPWESPRRGASTTRPFGDFDAAWGGWELDGEPYTHKNNTKFDWFRSRMLGGRTNHWGRISLRFGPNDFKRHSIDGLGDDWPISYDDVKPYYDQVDKLIGVFGTVENIHNEPDGIFLPPPAPRLHELFLKKAGKAANIPVIPSRLSILTKPINDQRGVCFYCSQCGRSCQAYADFSASSVLVIPAMKTGNVTLINNAMAREILTDPSTGLATGVSYVDRNKLTEHTIKAKVVVLAASAGESARLLLNSKSDRHEAGLANSSGVVGKYLHDSTGASRSAFLPHLMDRKRYNEDGVGGMHVYTPWWLDNKKLDFPRGYHIEYGGGMGMPSYGFGSGIENMNGKYPTASGATKPAGGYGASLKEDYRRFYGAYVGMAGRGEAVPNINNYCEIDPNVVDKYGIPVLRFNYNWTDYEIKQAKHMHDTFEEMIHALGGVAMGTKPGADINYGIAAPGRIIHEVGTVRMGDDKKTSALNKFSQAHDAKNVYVVDGGSFVSQADKNPTWTILALSWRASDHIIEQIKQKNL; translated from the coding sequence ATGTTCCAAATTAAAGAACAACCTGCTGTTTTTGATGTCTGTATAATAGGCTCAGGAGCAGGAGGTGGAATGGCCGCTTATCAGCTAGCGAAGGCAGGTGCAAAAGTGGCTCTTCTGGAGGCGGGTGGATATTTTGATCCGGCTGATCCTAAATATATTACACAATTAAAATGGCCTTGGGAATCTCCTCGCCGCGGTGCCAGTACGACACGCCCTTTTGGGGATTTTGATGCTGCGTGGGGAGGCTGGGAACTGGATGGAGAGCCTTACACACATAAAAACAATACGAAATTTGACTGGTTCCGCTCCCGTATGCTGGGCGGCCGGACCAATCACTGGGGACGAATTTCACTTCGTTTCGGCCCAAATGATTTCAAACGCCACAGCATTGACGGCCTTGGAGACGACTGGCCGATCAGTTATGATGATGTAAAACCTTACTATGACCAGGTTGATAAATTGATCGGTGTTTTTGGTACGGTTGAAAATATACATAATGAACCGGATGGAATTTTCCTTCCACCGCCGGCTCCTCGTTTGCATGAACTATTCCTTAAAAAAGCAGGGAAAGCTGCCAATATTCCAGTAATTCCATCCCGTCTTTCCATCCTTACAAAACCGATCAATGATCAGCGCGGGGTATGTTTTTATTGCAGTCAGTGTGGTCGTTCTTGTCAGGCTTATGCGGATTTTTCTGCTTCATCGGTATTGGTAATCCCGGCGATGAAAACAGGAAATGTAACGCTTATCAATAATGCCATGGCCCGTGAAATTCTTACGGATCCGTCAACCGGACTGGCAACAGGCGTTTCTTATGTTGACCGTAACAAATTAACGGAGCATACGATTAAGGCAAAAGTTGTGGTTTTGGCTGCGAGCGCGGGAGAATCTGCACGTTTGCTTTTAAATTCAAAATCTGACAGACACGAAGCAGGTTTAGCCAATTCAAGTGGTGTCGTTGGAAAATATCTGCACGATTCAACAGGAGCTTCAAGAAGTGCGTTTCTACCACATTTGATGGATCGTAAACGTTACAATGAAGATGGCGTTGGAGGCATGCACGTGTACACGCCATGGTGGCTCGACAACAAAAAACTGGATTTCCCAAGAGGTTATCATATTGAATATGGTGGTGGTATGGGTATGCCAAGTTATGGTTTTGGTTCAGGTATTGAAAACATGAACGGAAAATATCCAACTGCAAGTGGAGCTACCAAACCGGCAGGAGGTTACGGCGCTTCACTGAAAGAAGATTACCGCCGTTTCTATGGTGCCTATGTTGGTATGGCAGGTCGCGGTGAAGCGGTTCCGAATATCAATAACTATTGTGAAATTGACCCGAACGTGGTTGATAAATATGGTATCCCGGTTCTTCGTTTTAACTACAATTGGACGGATTACGAAATTAAGCAGGCCAAACACATGCATGATACATTCGAAGAAATGATCCATGCTTTGGGTGGTGTTGCAATGGGAACAAAACCTGGTGCAGATATAAATTACGGTATTGCAGCTCCCGGCCGTATCATTCACGAAGTTGGAACTGTCCGTATGGGTGATGATAAGAAAACGTCTGCTCTGAACAAATTTTCACAGGCACATGATGCGAAAAATGTTTATGTTGTAGATGGCGGCTCATTTGTTTCACAGGCAGATAAAAATCCTACCTGGACAATTCTTGCACTTTCGTGGAGAGCTTCTGATCACATTATTGAACAGATCAAACAAAAGAATTTATAA
- a CDS encoding DUF3822 family protein → MALIENQAIEVIPTLLVGDNSFDADAIPFCTLCIEVDERRIRFCIVRDEKMECIWLEDYNFDVVLSQEEVFDRLKKIFTGHLLWSSNHWKNVRIAINSHAFSLIPSLIFEKDSAPSYLEFALGHPVNDDERVLYHELPLVHANNVFSIPKVWYNWMVTHFESSDLSFYHLTSPLIIGALVSHAEHQEIKVVSVFLEKGYFTLVVTESEQLILCNRFKFSQPQELAYIILFALNELNFSPEEMKVLCYGEVSPLSDNYVELGRFFSNIQIGTGPTTLRYSTHCGDIPGHRYFGLFNTYLVSS, encoded by the coding sequence GTGGCACTAATTGAAAACCAGGCAATTGAAGTAATTCCGACCCTTTTGGTAGGAGATAATTCATTTGATGCAGATGCAATACCGTTTTGTACGTTGTGCATTGAAGTGGATGAAAGACGTATACGTTTTTGTATCGTCAGGGATGAGAAAATGGAATGCATCTGGCTGGAAGATTATAATTTTGACGTTGTTTTAAGTCAGGAAGAGGTTTTTGACAGATTGAAAAAAATTTTCACCGGACATTTGCTCTGGTCATCAAATCATTGGAAAAATGTAAGAATTGCAATTAATTCCCATGCATTCAGTTTGATACCAAGTCTGATTTTTGAAAAAGATTCGGCGCCAAGTTATCTGGAATTTGCTTTGGGACATCCTGTAAATGATGATGAAAGAGTACTTTATCATGAGTTGCCCCTCGTTCATGCAAACAATGTTTTCAGTATTCCGAAGGTATGGTACAACTGGATGGTAACCCACTTTGAATCGTCTGATTTATCATTTTATCACCTTACAAGTCCGTTAATCATTGGCGCTTTAGTGAGCCACGCGGAACATCAGGAGATTAAAGTGGTTTCCGTATTTTTGGAAAAGGGTTATTTTACCCTTGTTGTGACGGAAAGTGAGCAGCTTATTTTATGCAATCGTTTCAAATTTTCTCAGCCTCAGGAACTTGCCTATATCATTCTTTTCGCTTTAAATGAACTCAACTTTTCTCCCGAAGAAATGAAAGTTTTGTGCTACGGAGAGGTTAGTCCGCTGTCTGATAATTATGTAGAACTTGGACGTTTCTTCTCGAATATTCAGATTGGAACCGGCCCGACTACGCTTCGTTATAGCACACATTGCGGAGATATTCCGGGACATCGGTATTTCGGTTTGTTCAACACATATCTGGTATCTTCCTGA
- the rpsT gene encoding 30S ribosomal protein S20, producing MANHKSALKRIRANETKRLRNRYQHKTTRSYIKKLRETTDKTVAIDVYKTVSSMLDRLAKKNIIHKKKASNQKSKLARLVNSLSVAA from the coding sequence ATGGCAAATCATAAATCAGCATTAAAAAGAATTCGTGCCAACGAAACGAAGCGTTTGCGTAACCGCTACCAGCACAAAACCACTCGTTCTTACATCAAGAAATTGAGAGAAACGACTGACAAAACTGTTGCGATAGATGTTTACAAAACTGTTTCTTCTATGTTGGATCGTTTGGCAAAGAAAAACATAATCCATAAGAAAAAAGCATCTAACCAGAAATCAAAATTAGCTAGATTAGTTAATTCTCTTTCGGTAGCAGCGTAA
- a CDS encoding ABC-F family ATP-binding cassette domain-containing protein has protein sequence MITVQNVSLRYGKRVLFDEVNIKFVPGNCYGIIGANGAGKSTFLKILSGEIEPQTGLVSMNPGERMTFLKQDQFEFDAYTAMETVILGHERLYKIMKEREAIYEKEDFTDADGEKAADLEAEFADLNGWEAETEAAQLLSGLGIGEDMHGTLMGDLNTNIKVRVLLAQALFGNPDVLLLDEPTNNLDVEMVLWLENFLADFKNTVIVVSHDRHFLDEVCTHIVDIDFSKVQMFSGNYSFWYESSQLAMKQRQDQNKKSEDKRKELEEFIRRFSANASKSKQATSRQKLLEKLTIDDIKPSSRKYPYIAFKSEREVGDQILTVDGLSKKTEDGVVLFNNMSFSVNKGDKIAFVSRNTLAISAFFDILNNEAKADKGTFNWGVTITKSYFTKDPTSFFDVDLNLVDWLRQYSEEKDESFIRGFLGRMLFSGEESLKKAKVLSGGEKVRCMLSRTMLSGSNALIMDDPTNHLDLESITALNNGLIDFSGCLLFYSHDHQFVHTIANRIIEIGPKGILDKLMPYDDFLKDETVKAQRNALY, from the coding sequence ATGATTACGGTTCAGAACGTATCCTTACGGTACGGCAAAAGGGTGTTGTTTGATGAAGTAAATATAAAGTTTGTACCTGGAAACTGTTATGGTATTATTGGGGCGAATGGAGCAGGTAAATCAACATTTTTAAAAATTCTTTCCGGCGAAATTGAACCTCAGACAGGTTTGGTTAGCATGAATCCTGGGGAGCGGATGACTTTCCTTAAACAGGATCAGTTTGAATTTGATGCTTATACGGCTATGGAAACTGTGATTTTGGGACATGAACGTCTTTATAAAATCATGAAAGAGCGTGAGGCGATCTATGAAAAGGAAGATTTCACAGATGCGGATGGTGAAAAAGCAGCAGATCTTGAAGCAGAATTTGCAGATTTGAATGGTTGGGAAGCTGAAACCGAAGCTGCACAATTGTTGAGCGGACTTGGAATTGGTGAAGATATGCATGGAACATTAATGGGTGATTTGAATACCAACATTAAAGTTCGTGTTCTTCTGGCCCAGGCACTTTTTGGAAATCCTGATGTACTTTTACTGGATGAGCCAACCAACAACCTTGACGTTGAAATGGTGTTATGGCTTGAAAACTTCCTTGCAGATTTTAAAAATACGGTAATCGTTGTTTCTCACGACAGGCATTTCCTGGATGAGGTTTGTACGCATATTGTGGATATTGATTTCAGCAAAGTACAAATGTTCTCGGGTAACTATTCTTTCTGGTATGAGTCGAGCCAGCTGGCTATGAAGCAACGCCAGGACCAGAATAAAAAATCAGAAGATAAACGTAAGGAACTTGAAGAATTTATCCGCCGTTTCAGTGCGAATGCTTCAAAGTCCAAACAGGCAACTTCACGTCAGAAATTACTGGAAAAACTGACGATTGATGATATCAAACCGTCTTCACGTAAATATCCTTACATCGCCTTCAAATCTGAACGTGAAGTGGGAGACCAGATCCTGACAGTTGACGGTTTATCTAAAAAGACGGAAGATGGTGTTGTTTTGTTTAACAACATGAGTTTCAGTGTTAATAAAGGTGATAAAATTGCTTTTGTTAGTCGCAATACACTGGCAATCAGTGCGTTTTTTGATATTTTGAACAATGAGGCAAAAGCTGATAAAGGAACCTTCAACTGGGGCGTTACGATTACCAAATCCTATTTCACAAAAGATCCGACTTCTTTCTTTGATGTTGATTTAAACCTTGTTGACTGGTTACGTCAGTATTCAGAAGAAAAAGATGAAAGTTTCATCCGTGGATTCCTGGGTCGTATGCTTTTCTCAGGAGAAGAATCACTGAAAAAGGCAAAAGTACTTTCAGGAGGTGAAAAGGTACGTTGTATGTTGTCTCGAACAATGCTTTCAGGTTCGAATGCTTTAATCATGGATGACCCAACTAACCACCTTGACCTTGAATCGATCACAGCGCTTAACAATGGTTTGATTGATTTCTCTGGCTGTTTATTATTCTATTCTCATGATCATCAGTTTGTACATACTATTGCAAACCGTATTATCGAAATCGGGCCAAAAGGAATTCTTGATAAGCTAATGCCTTATGATGATTTCTTGAAAGACGAAACAGTTAAAGCGCAGCGGAACGCTCTTTATTAA